The Rhododendron vialii isolate Sample 1 chromosome 1a, ASM3025357v1 region gaccaTGAAATTGTCAAGCAGACATTTCTTCAACTATCACGTTTTGTCAACATGACCCTCTCATGTTTAAAACTCATCAACAtcaccccctcatctatcaaAACTCATCAACTACACCCCTTCGGTTCAATTTTGTTACGAAATGTTAACTTTTTAGCCTAAGTTGGatggaaaaacaaattttgaaccTAAAGTGCCCTTGCCTTGGGCGGGAAATATATCCTTGGGCTATTTATACTCACTCAAACGTATATTGCTCTTTTTCTCTCATCCATCTCTACTGCCCTCTCCTTCTCTCTACTGCATCTCCCAAATCCATCCATCTCCCCATTTTCCCTcctagaaaaatgaaaacccACCAAATCCATCCAAACCAACTACCCTTAGTTCTctctttcaaccccatcttATTCTTCTTTCCAACCCTACCCAAACCTgaatttgaatttcaaaaacccagattgtgaaaaaaaaatctaaaattgaaaaaatctgTACTGCTCTCTCATCTCTACTGCCATCTTCTCTGTCGCTAGAGGTAATTAGGGTTTCAAACGTGATGGAATGAAgagatttagggtttcaaaCGAGTTCAAGTTATATGGTTTGGAGCGATtcatttagggttttgaatgtGATGAGTTTGACGTCCTCAGTTGGGTTCTAGGGTTTCATCCATGTCGGGTGAAGAGACAAacagaggagagaggggggaagaggagaggagagggaggcgtgtgttttttttgaagtcccaaaccctaattttttcaCAGACCAAAGAAAATGGTAACTTAGTCTTTTCGTGTGTTTCCGTCCAAATTTTTAACGGAAATAAGGGGAGGGGGTGTAGTTAATGAGTTTTGATAGATGAGGGGATAAGATTGATGAGTTTTAAACATGAGGAGATCATGTTGACAAAACGTGATAGTTAAAGGAGTGTCCTTGGAAATAACCTAGGGTTGTGCTCATCGATCGCATTCATGAACAAGAACCAAGTGGGAATGGTTAGGTAGGAGTATTTTCAATATTGATATGCTACCCCTAGCTAGAAGAAACATAGGCTTTTAAAAACACACTGCTATGCTTTCTTTAGATGTTCTTTCTAAGTTCTTTTAGAGAGGAGTCATAACCTGggatttttggaatttttcgaAAGAACCCGTACCCTTCAAAATCGAACCTAAACACTTGGTAACAAGTGCCTCAGACCGATCTCTTAGTCTTTCGTTTCTTTTTTGAGCGATGTAAAGTGTTAACTCACATGGTTCGATCGATGGCGTGCGGTACTAAAGCAGAAGAAAATTTGTTCTCACAACTTATCCATGAtctgtttgaaaaaaatagCCTTATGCAATCAATACGTTTTATTACGCGGtgttataaataaataaataaagagggAAGAACCTATATAGTACTACTTGAAAGTCTACAAACCCAAAGTGGGGCAAATCTATGAAGTTTGTAAACTATGTAGTATGTAGGTTAGAGGCATAGAGTGGTTGAAAATGCAATGTTAATTAAGGTATTCAAATTCAACAAGGAACCTTAATGAAGAAAGTAATGTTAATCATGCATTTTCAAAGTTGAGTTAGTAGTGACATTGATGGAAAAACCTAAATGATTAGTTAAAAGTCATTTTCtgatttaaaaaatagttaagtcatttttcattgaaaagagacgtgaaaaaaagaagaagttctaaattgattttcaaatatACACATGATTTTCACTGCAACTCTTGAACATTGCACAAGTAATATGCATGCATGGCTACAAATTACTAAATTCTTAATAGTATTAATTGGCATTTGATTAAAATAGATTTATCACAATTCAAAAAGATCCTTATTATTAGCAACATGATACATacaataagaaaacaaatattgaaATAGTTTCTTTAAAGGGAAACAACGGAGTTGTTGATATTGTGTAAAAAAATTCTACTAAAAATATGTTTCTAAAAGAGAGCAAAAAGAATAGCTTTCCTActccttgaaaaaaaataaaaggaaaatgctagggacaaagaaaacttactcCGAAAGAACCCCTAAAAGAGcaattagtggttgagattcattttgacgtgtgtgacccaatcatcaaagtgattctcaaccactAATTGCTTATTCCGAAGTACGTTCGgggtaagttttttttgtacctCGCATtcctcaaaaaaagaaaaagaaaaagaaaaaaggagagaataTATAGCAATTCAAACCATAACGacaaaacccataaaaacattCAACGAGAATGTATCCTCTCCAGCCAAAAATGAGATCGGTTACGGTTGTATTTTGCTAGTCCgatttgtttagttttagtttttgatatataaATTGTTATTGCAGAGATTACGTCAATCGCGTAGTAGTAGTCACCTCAACCCATATTTATTACTTAtcctgaaaaaaaattaacagttACTAGTAAGATTTTACAGATTCATTTTGCTTTTAATCCTCTATTTTCTTGAGAAAAATATGATTTGACCAAGCGCCTATCAAGCTTCAATTTGTctctgattttttacataaataatttacaCCATTGATACATGATAAATCAACGACTCAAATCACCAAAATTAATGTAAGACAGATAATTATCCAATATTCTTGGAATAAGTGGCGTTTTAGTCATATGATTCTCTCACTAAATCACGTTGCGACAAATTTAATAGATCGAAACATGACGACACGCTTTTGTTAGACGAGCGATAGCGAAAAACCTGCAATATATTTATCACAATAATTTGTTTACCAAATACACTCGTTGCAAGTTCATATGATACTCCGGGTCACTAACATCACTATTAtggttttttttggtcattttgagttttgtctgtattttttttttcttttattagttttgcgtcacattttttgtgaattattgtttcgtcttgtcgagacaaatcagAAAGGTAAAAAAATTGTGACCTTTTAAccgaatattttttgaaatatcaaagATAAAGCCCAAAGAAATAATCTTGgatattaaaaatatgaaaaataattttggcactccatttGTTTATGATAACATTCCAAAATTTGTCTGttaatgtaaaaattatacagAGTAAGACgcacaaaaaacaaactttGGAGTGCCATAATAAAAAAGTGGagttccaaaatcattttcctaaaatatttgggccaaagtaatttttttcacttttttcgATTctgtcgaaacgaatcaataattcacaaaattttggcacaaaactaaaaatatatatacttttgtAAATAAGGACCAAACATAGAAAGCCAAAAAAGCCCCTTCTACAACTTCTTTGAAACCTCCCTCGCTCTCTGCCTCTTCCATGAACGatcaattctctctcctctttcggGTACGTGCCCTGTAAACCtgacccactctctctctctctctctctctctctctctctccacttcctCGGAAAATACTactgtatctctctctctctctctctctccacttcctCGGAAAATACTGTATCAAACAGAATTCCATTATAGGAGTAGTCACTAGTCTCGGCTTTTTTTTCCCATTGTAAAGCAAACAAAGCACTGAAAAGGCATAAGTCAAAAGTCCCCTGTTCGAATTACACTCACTCACATGTATACAATTCCTTCATACATTGCACGGCCGAATCTCTACCTCTCGAGGCTCTCACCCACCCCATTATTATTCAAATGAATTTGCTCTAAATTCCCTTGAAAAAAATCCCCATTACAATCGTCCTCCACATATAAAGTGTGTACGTATGTGTTATAAGCCCTAGCTttggtaaaaaaagaagaaggtgggTTTACATTTGGATGATTCAAGCATTTGCAAGAAAGACTGGGGTTCTGAGAGGTTTAAGAAGTAGAAATTATCTGGAAATGGAAGTCATTTTGAGGGTCTCATTGAGTCCCTGAGGAATGCGGAAGGtgtaattttttgggaattttttgaTGGGAAAAAGCTGAATTCTTTTTTGGAGATCTCTGAGGTTGAGGAATAGTGGTGAGTTTGGGTGGTTTTTAGGGCTTACCTTAGGATTTGTGTGGGGCTCTGGGGAGGTAGTAGTTAATTCTGGTAATTTAGGGGTCAACAAGTTCAAACATGTCTACATTGAAAAGCTctaggagggtttttttttgaatgatattAGGGTATAAAGGGTTTAGTTAGGAAAGTTGAGCATCTGAATGGAATAACCCTGAAGTCTGGTGGAAGAAGGGAAAGATTTTGGGTGTTTCTTAGATGTCAGGAACTCCGAGAGTTAGGTCGACGAATGGGGTTGATTCGGAGTTCAGGCCTGTTCTTGGACCCAAAGGAAACAAGGCACAGAGGTCAGTGAGTTCGCGGAAACCCTTAACCAAGCCTCTGAGAAAGATGGAGAAATCGATGGAGCAGGAGGAGGGGGTTATGGTATTTGCTGAAGAGAAGAATGGCTTAACATCATCAGCTACTGTTGTTGCGCCGTTAACGCCTCCTTTGCGTTCAGTTAGTAGGCAAGAGCAGTTACTTCATGCTAGTTTATCACGCAGTGCTTCATGTTCGTCTGATGCGTCTTCGGATTCGGTTCATAGCCGTGCATCAACTGGTCGTATGTATAGGTCGAACGGTATAGCAGTCCAGAGGAGGCAATTGGCTTTGAAGTCGAAAACTAGTGTTCTTGATGGTATTTCAGAGCCTCTAGCAGATAGCTTACAACTAAAGAAAAGGTGTGCCTGGGTGACACCCCATACTGGTAAgttgtttttggtttgattcCCTTTAGTTATGCATACTGAATATGATTGTTGTGCttgttttctcttaattctACTAGCAATAGTCAATAGTTATTATCTTGATGGATACTTTGTGTCAATGTGCGCTCAGAATCTTTGTTGTTTATGGAAAGTAGACTTCAAAATTTGTGCCTTGGTTGATTAACTTGATTTCATAGTTTCCTTTTCTACACTCCTGGAAAAAAGCAGCTTTTGCCCTTTAATGGTAGAGAAATCTCCTTGGGGAAAGTGTAGTAGCTAGTATATCCTTTTTCTAGTATCCTCTGGTCAATGCATGTGCTCTGTTAGGGGGATATGTGGGATAGTTGCAAACGAATTCATGGTAACTTCTTATTTGTCTATCGCATATTGGAAGCGATAATTTTGGACGTCTTGATTaagaaatttggaaaaaaaaaaatccaatttttttgttttccctagCCATGTTCTGAAGGTAAGTTATGGTATTCCAGCCTTTAACTTGTGGGTCGGTTATGAACTTGTAATGGACGGTGGTTGTCCAATATCCCTTGGAACTTTCTGTTTTATAGAAATTGAGGAAACCAGCTTGTTTCTGTTGGTATTGATTATATTTTATTAGTTCTTAAAAATTTATCTCGCTTGTGTTGTTTACCCTTTGCAGACAACCACCATCGACATCTTTTTAATGTATTCCACCTCGAGGCTTTAAATGCATTTGGTTCTTAAACCTGTGTTTTTTCCTGTATCCGTCTTCAAAGTTTATTCAATGTTTCGAATTATTTGATCGTCTTCATAGTATTAGTAGCATAAGATTAACGATACCTTCCTAATACGTAGTATAACATACACAACCGAATTAAAGTGCCCTTCTTGGTTGTCAATTTGATCGACAGCGGTTTCTTTATTTATTGCAGTAGTTGCACATAagtttttctttatctttatgCCACTCATTAAAGTGCACCTATAAGCTTTAATGAGGTTCATCATTGGCCGGAAGACATGGTTGCCCTTGCAGTGATGAAGGttgactctcttttttttacctactctcttttttttacctACAAGCAAATTTTCTTCTATCTTTTACTTATAATACGTGTTTTTGAAACATGACCAATTGAGTGAACCAAGTTTTGATTTATTATTACTGGAACTAAAGGTAATGTTGCTAGTGGTGCGTATGATGCAGGGTCTCTAGTTTCATTCACATTCATCCGGGGTGTGGAACAATATGATGTTAACCAGTTTTTTAATCCAATGCTACATCCTAATCACATTGTATTAGTACATCCTAATTTCCATATTTTCAACCAGACCCTCATTATGCCACTTTCCACGACGAGGAATGGGGACTCCCTGTGCATGACGACAAGTACGTGAACTAAACATTGTTTACGTTTACCTCATCCACTACGAATGTCTAACTCCCTAAAATAAATCTATAATTTATGCTCTTGAATACCTGCAGGAAATTGTTTGAGCTTCTTGTCTTTTCAGGGGCTTTGGCTGAACTTACATGGCCTGCCATTCTTAGCAAAAGGCACGTATTCAGGTATTCCAGTGAAAAGCTTAATCTTGCCTTTATGTACTCGATGGATTATTTCTTCAGTGTGGTGTCTCTGCTTCATCTCCTCATATGAGAAGTTCCTTTATGCAGAGAAGTCTTTGCAGATTTTGATCCTATTATGGTGGCAAAATTCGATGAGAAGAAGATAACAGCACCTGGAAGCACTGCAAGCTCATTAGTTTCAGAGCTCAAATTGCGTGCCATTATTGAGAATGCACGCCAAATGTCGAAGGTAGATCCCCAGTTCTCCCTCCCCCTAAACCGTTTAACGGCAAGATACATATCTTGGCCTTGATTGTTTCTGTATGCAATAGATTTGACATTACGAAGGGTCAACTGTCCTTTATTTACTCTCTAATAAGCAGTCTTCTATTAATGTCTACGTCAATTTTTGTCGGAAAAATAAAGAATCGACTTAGACCTTTGGGCTCTGGTTCTTTCTATGACCTAGGGTACAGTTCTTTCATTCTCCCTAGATTTCTAAGTTCTATTTGCAATTGGATTGCATCTGTTTTCTTATACTTATTTTGTAGTAGTTCACAATGGAACGTTTCCCGTTGGCGTTGGCTGATCCAAAGTATTGGATTATGGCTTTATGAAATTTGATTTATTTGTTTCAGAATCATTGCAACAGACTATAATCCATGTCTACACCCCATATTCCAACTCAGTTGCGCAGCTTCATCCGCAATTGGAGTGTAAAATTGAATTTCCCTTGAGTATCATAGTTGGCCAAGATGTCCTTTTCAGTATCTTCTGGTTACTTCATTTGAATGTTGAATGGGAGTTGAGTTctacttaagagggtgaacattaccctccttcttattggttgaaatggcgtggatcccaccacaaagtgatgtcatgcttaccaaaaaatgtattgcagGGGTGggacctacaccatttcaaccaataagagggaGGATAATGTTTATCCtctttttaaggagggtgaacaaaattgcattcAATGATCATCTCATCAGGTAAAATTAGGTTGGAGGTTGTGGAATTGTGGTCCTCAATGATTGTGGTCCTGACCATTATTCAAGTGGTATGATTACATAATAATAATGGGTTAGTGAAGCTCTATGTCACCTATTATTCCATAAATAGTTTCTCCAACCTAATTATTGCTCTTATTGAAAATGCCAGCttgcatttatttttttcccacttaTCACTAAACATTGTTGCTAATGTTAAACAAATACCGTAAGGTAACGCTTGATATTCTTACTATGATTATGCTGGAACTAACTTTTTGCAGGTTTTACTGATTCCAGGTCATAGACGAATTTGGGTCATTCGACAAATACATCTGGAGCTTTGTGAATTACAAGCCTATAATTAGCAGATTCCGTTACCCTCGCCAAGTCCCTGTAAAGACCCCAAAAGCAGACGCAATTAGCAAAGACTTAGTGAGGAGGGGTTTCCGGAGCGTGGGACCCACCGTAGTGTACTCATTCATGCAAGTAGCAGGTATAACAAACGATCACCTAATTAGCTGCTTCAGATTCCACGAATGCGTAATGGCAGCAGAGGGAAAGGAAGTGAATGAGGTCATTTTGGATGGTGTTGATGAAAAGAAAACAGGTGAAGCGATGGAACCGGAAATACGCAGGGCTATAGATGAACTGAGTCTCGCTTTGGAATGACCAAGTTTACCCATACTGACTGTTATTTGATTCCACTTGACGCTGGCAGGAATGACGGTAACTGTGTGTATATTCTTCATGAATTTCTATCCAATCCTAGGTTGTAGATTAGCAAGAATGAACTTAAATCTACCGGCGGTGGTGACCGTTGCCAGGAAATGTACAACTGTTTATACAGTGGAAAAGGGTTAGTTAATACTAGTGTTTAGCAATTGTCTGAAACGAGGGAACATCCGTATAACTGCTGTATCTGTGCTAGGGTTTGTGCCCTAACAGTTTATGAGTGGGGACCGGCCATCTTCCCTCAGCAACAGGGTGGCTTTCTGTGCCCCTGTGGGCGTGCCCTCCTTGTGGGGCTACTTCATGAGCAGGGAGTCATATAATTTGAGCGAGTTTGTTTTGGTAtttattttcagaattttatTAGTCGTTCAAACTTTCGAGACATGATTCGTCTACGTTAATGCAATGATTGGTGTTCGATTGATTTGATCTTTGTCAAGGACGATCAACTTGCGGAATCCAACAGAATAATGAACGACTTCGATAAAATCAGACGTACGGGATGGGACCCTCCTCCCCCTAGAGTTTGTTCTGCCTCCCGGACAACATGTCTCCTGGGTTTGTCTCTCAGTACCTCTTAACGTTGGGTAGATCATTCAGTGTTATGTTTGGTTTCAGCAGCTTATAATCAGTCATATTGGATTAGAGTGAGACCTAAAGTTTTACTTTCTCGAGACCCACCTCCTAGCGCAACGCAAGTAAAAACCCTTCATGGGTTCTTTTATATCCGTCTTAATAAGGTAAAATACCACGCGGTGGTCCGGGTCATGGAGTAGTTCGAGAAGTAAAGATCGGCAGGTCAGATCTGGCTTTTAATGATTGACAATGGGTAGTTTGGTGACACCATTTCCGTGTGTGCCGTTTGTGGACGAAAGAATTCTGTAGTTCTGCAGCTTGTTTCCACTGTTGAGAGCAAGATCACGCCAGTTAAAGTGGGGCAACCCATTTCTGGGGTACTGAGTCATTCACCTCTACTTTGACCAACAAGAAATGGTTGGATAACTTGAATTTCCGAAtttattggagagagagaaattggttTTATATTTGGATCTCCATCTATTTCAAGCAACACAAAAGTTCCCAACTTAAGTCACACCCTCTCACTTGCAACTGTCATGCCTGTCGTGCGCCGCTTGTGGCCTTCCTCAGCCACCAGGGTTGGGAAAAACCAAACCGATACCTGTCGATACAGTCTAGGCAAAAAGAAGCCCATCTGCTTGCGATTCGGGTTCGGCAGTAGTAGCAAACCTCAGATTGGGTTTGGCAACTTGCCGTCATCCCTACCTGTTAAGTTTAACGGGGTTAAGTCATTCACCTCCAATTTGACCAAGAAGTAGTTGGATTACTTGGACGGTTAAACGTATTCTTGCCATGTACACacgcgcagagagagagagagagagagagagagagagagagagagagagaaattggttACGTGTTTTTATCCGCATCTATTTCAAGCAATACAAAGATGGTCATGCAATGGGTATCAACCAATTTTACACTAATCCACTACTAACAACATTCAACGCAAATTGTGCCCAAATGTACACAACTGTTTTGCTTAAAGACTACAAcagaaccaaaacaaacaaaatgaacatagccaaaaaaataataataataaaacacgAAAAATGTAATAATTTATTTGGAAACCCATGTTAGTCTTAACGCGGAAAGGCCATTGATAATCTACAATAATCTTCATTATCTCATCCCATGAACTTGCACATTTCCTCTCTCCTGGGCCATCAAATGGGCTTTCTCAGCATTGTTTGATTTCAAATCCAATACTTAAAAGAGTTCGAGCAGATTCCATTGCCTTCTCCTCCCCTGTATCCATTGCCTCACTAGTTAATCCTCCCCCTGTGGCCACCGACCATTGGGTTGGTGATATTTGGTTCTGGGTTTGTTCAGTGTCCTTGAATTGTGAGTTTGGGTTCATGGAAGCAGgtgcagcagcagcaacaagaGGAGCACTAGGTGGGCCGTGCCGCTTCTTGGGTACAGGCATATCGTGATCGTGCACTCCCTTGTATGTTATTATGAGGGCGGTAGTGTTATCTACTGCTCTCTCGATGTGCTTCCGGACTGGACATCCGGCTGAGGTGCATCTGTAGTAGTTCCTGGAAACAATTAAGGAAGGTTTTCAAAACAAGACAGTGATAATGCACATGTGATGACTTCAAATGTATCAAGTACATGCATTTTGGTCAAATCATGGGCTCGCTAACTCTCGAAACACCTTCAGTACCCAGTAACGGAGGACTAGAGTGCTAAATTACATAAAAGCATGATCATAGGCAATATTCGCATAAAAGTGATTGCCCTAATGCTCGAACCCACAACCTCAAACCGGTTCAATGGTTACTTCTTGAGTAGAAATCCCCTCCTCTCAAAGCATACAGGTGAAAAATAAAACTTCAGCAGTTTAAAAGCTGACAAGCAGTTTCTGGATCAAAGGCACTTTGTCTCACCTTGACCAGCTAACAAGAAAATAGTTCTCTTTCTAGGCCATAAGAGGATCAGTCCTCAAGCTTCAAGAAAGTTTATGTGATTATTTATTTGGGCAATGGCAAAATGTGCTAATGATGTGCACTTGGATGATTTGTGCTAATCATGAGCTTCTAAAGACTAAATTAGCCAATCTCTCTAAAGTTTCATCAAGAAAACCATGCAATCGTGGCTTAAACAATCCCTCATGTCCAATCAAGGTAGTTAACccgttcaaaaaagaaatcaaggtAGTAATCAACATGCTTAACAAGCACAAAAAAAGCATCTACTCCAACTCAAGGCTTGGTAAAATCTGTCTCTCATTGTCAGTTAATGGGGGTAAACTTAGTTCTTCATACACCAGATATAACATGAGTCCAACTCCCGTACAAACTTAAAGCGTTCAAGTAACATATTGGGCTAATAGTTACTTATCGATAAAGGTGTTGCAGAACTACTGCAATCAGCATTATGCCTCTAGACAGAGGACTATATTAAGGTAAAGTGGTAAACAAATTTATACCCTGAGAAGATACTGAGATAAGATTCAGAAGAGAAAGGTTAGAT contains the following coding sequences:
- the LOC131303453 gene encoding uncharacterized protein LOC131303453 isoform X1, with the protein product MSGTPRVRSTNGVDSEFRPVLGPKGNKAQRSVSSRKPLTKPLRKMEKSMEQEEGVMVFAEEKNGLTSSATVVAPLTPPLRSVSRQEQLLHASLSRSASCSSDASSDSVHSRASTGRMYRSNGIAVQRRQLALKSKTSVLDGISEPLADSLQLKKRCAWVTPHTDPHYATFHDEEWGLPVHDDKKLFELLVFSGALAELTWPAILSKRHVFREVFADFDPIMVAKFDEKKITAPGSTASSLVSELKLRAIIENARQMSKVIDEFGSFDKYIWSFVNYKPIISRFRYPRQVPVKTPKADAISKDLVRRGFRSVGPTVVYSFMQVAGITNDHLISCFRFHECVMAAEGKEVNEVILDGVDEKKTGEAMEPEIRRAIDELSLALE
- the LOC131303453 gene encoding uncharacterized protein LOC131303453 isoform X2; the encoded protein is MSGTPRVRSTNGVDSEFRPVLGPKGNKAQRSVSSRKPLTKPLRKMEKSMEQEEGVMVFAEEKNGLTSSATVVAPLTPPLRSVSRQEQLLHASLSRSASCSSDASSDSVHSRASTGRMYRSNGIAVQRRQLALKSKTSVLDGISEPLADSLQLKKRCAWVTPHTGALAELTWPAILSKRHVFREVFADFDPIMVAKFDEKKITAPGSTASSLVSELKLRAIIENARQMSKVIDEFGSFDKYIWSFVNYKPIISRFRYPRQVPVKTPKADAISKDLVRRGFRSVGPTVVYSFMQVAGITNDHLISCFRFHECVMAAEGKEVNEVILDGVDEKKTGEAMEPEIRRAIDELSLALE